A stretch of DNA from Gammaproteobacteria bacterium:
TCTCTTGACTCGCTGAGGGCTCTTGACTCGCTGAGGGCTCTTGACTCGCTGAGGGCTCTTGACTCGCTGAGGGCTCTTGACTCGCTGAGGGCTCTTGACTCGCTGAGGGCTCTTGACTCGCCGAGGGCTCTTGAGTCGTTGAAGGCGCTTCATTCATAGCAAGTAAGTTTTCCAACTCCACGCAGAGCGCTTCTTGTTGGGCTTCTATGTGCGCCAGTTCCTGCTGTCGATGCTCCTGCAACTGTTCTCTATGGTTAAAAACTGCGTCGCAGTGTCCGCGAAAGCGGCGCCATAGAGCTCCGTCTTTCAATGCCGGCCCCACCTCTTTCCATTGTGCCTGCAATGCCTTGATAGAGCCCACCGCTTGTTTTAAGGCACGCTCATCCGCCTTGACGTTTTCCACGATCTGCCCAGCCGCCTGGATCAAATGCTCTTTTTGCTGCGCATTTTCTTTTTTATATTCCACGCTGAATTGACGTAAGGTATCGACAATTTTCCGAAAACGCCCATTGATATTGTCTTTTTGTTTGCGGTCCACCAAACCCAGTCGACGCCATTCCTCCTGAGCCACCCGGATAATTTCGTCCAAACCTTTCCAATCCACCAGGTCTAAGGGCTTTTGTGAAAGCGTCTCCCAATATGTTTCCAGATCAGAACACACTTTTTCTCGCTGCAGTAGATTCTGCTCGCGCTCTCCTGACAATGCACTAAAATAATTTTGACAGGGTTCATACAAACGACTGCATACCTGGTCAAACAGCTCCCACAATTCCTTGGAGTCCCCGGGCTCAGCTTTGGAAAGGGATTGCCATTCCTTTCGCGCGTCCCGCACCCGCTGCGCCACATCGGCCCAATCCGGATCGGCGGCAATTTGCAGTTCCTCTTCCAGAGCACATAGGCGTTGATAAATCGATTGTTTTACCGGCGCATTAGACCAGCTACGCCAAGACTGCAGTTCCTGTAACTGCGCTAACAGTGTTTTGTATTGCAGATAAGAGCTATCGCGGCGCAGGGATTTTTGCTCAACGTCGGGAAATTGACTCAGCAATTTCCGCAATTGATTGGAGAGCGAAAATGCCTTTTTAGTCTCACCCTGCTGTAACAGAGACTGAAACTGCTTAACTTGGTTTTTAAACCGCTCCACATTGGAGGCCAGTTGTTCTTGCTGTTTTTTTGCTAAGCTTTTCAAGGCCTCTAAGCGTTTTTTCCATTTCGAGTCCAGCTCTCCCACCATAGCTAAAGGTGGCCGCGGCAACTTAGCCCAATCCTTTTCCAGAGCAGCAAGATCCTTATCCTTGATTGCTGCCGACTGTTCCAGTTTGTCAGCCTTGGTGTTAAGGCGCTGCAGCTTGGCCGCATATTGCAATCCCTGCCTCATATCCTCCAGAGTCTTGCGCGCCTGCTGTGACAACTGGAAGTAATCTTGTTGCAATTGCATGACCACCGGATCCGATTGCTGCAAATTCTGCAAAGCATCCTGCCACTGCTGAGCCGTTTGGCTCACAAACGCCTCTAAATCCTCTATGTATTGAACATTGAGACCGGCCGGCGAGGCTTGCTCCGTACGCTGGCGTAGGGTGTCACACACACGGCGCAATTCGGCTCGGTACGGCTGGTTTTTTTGTTCCTGCTCCAACGCCTGTTGCTCTTGTTGGCGTTGGGCTTTACATCCACGTTCAAAGCGTTGCCACAACTCATCAAAACGCGTTTGCACCTTAGAAACTTCATCAGGTTCCGGTTTGAATTCAACCAAGACATTCTGCCAACGCTGCTGTATTTGTTCCGCTTGTTTTTGCTTGGGCACCCACATCCCTGTTTTCGCACCGTTTTCGACCAATGCTTCCAAGTCTGCGCAACATTGCCGTGTCTGTGACTGAAGCTTTTCCGGTCTTTGTTTCGCCTCGTTGATTTGCTCCAAGCGTATTTTGGCCTGGGAATTGACTTTTTTGTCCTTGCGCCGGGAGTTTTTATACACACGTTCCAAAGTGGAAGCTTGCTCGATTCTATCCAAAGCCTGCAGTCGAACCTCCGGATCAGGATCGTTCAAAGCCAGATCACCCAATAATGATTGACGTTCGATAAAAGTCAGCGCGTGGGCGCGGATTTGAGTTTCTTCGGCTTCCAACACCAAATACTCGAACAATGCCGCATCCGCCAATGAGGCTATGATAGCCAAACGTTTTTCCACACTCACCGCCGGTTGAGTCTTACCCGCCAGCAGCAACCAGAGCCGCTTTCGGGCTTCCTCGCCAATTCCCGGCATGGACTTTTGCAGCCGCATCAACAATTCCAAATCCAGCAATCGGCCCACAATCATACGCTGAATCCCCGCATCAGACTCACCCCGCAACGCTTCCGCCAATATCTGTTGGGTTTCAGCCTTCACCGGATTGAGACTTTCCAAGGCGTGTTTTCGAATATTAGGATTACGGTGTTTCCATTTAGGCCCAAACAATGATTTCAACATTTTTCTTACCCACAAGTGATCAGCTGCCAAGAGATGGCGTCGTTCGCCCTGGTGAGCGCGCCAAACGGGGATTATATTACAAGTCCTCTCCCCGAGACGACACCATTGAGACCGACACAGGAGAAAACTGGGGAAAGCATTGGGAATGCTTGCATACCTGAGCGCCCTATTGATCCGGCAATGCGAATTAGAAGTTTACAGGGAGGGGGAAACAGATGGAGTGGAAACGGTTGCCGGGGAATACGGTTAACTCTGCCGGCCTTAAGCCACGACCTCTTCAGGCCCTTCGTTCCGCAACAATCGGGTCACTGCATCAGCGGAGATGGGTTGGCTAAATAAATAACCCTGAGCATAATCACAGCCCTGTTGTTGTAAAAAACGCATTTGTTCTTGTGATTCCACACCTTCCCCCACAATTTTCAGATTTAGACTGTGTCCCATGGCGATGACGGCTGAGGCAATGGCGTTGTCATCCGCATCATGAGGAATATCCTTAACGAAGGAGCGGTCTATTTTCAGCGTATCTATAGGGAGTTGCTTTAAACGGCTTAAGGAAGAATACCCGGTACCAAAGTCATCAATAGCCAGTCCCACTCCTTGTTGCTTTAGACTTCTCAAAACGCTCACACTGCGCTCTGCCATTTCCAGCGTCGATTCTGTAATTTCCAGATCCAGCTTCAATTTGTCCTTATGCAACTCCAGTTGTTCCAAGGTTGACACCAACCGATTGAGTGAAGCATCGTCACCCAACTGGCGTACTGAAACATTCACCGCCATGCGCAAGGTAAAACCCATGGCATTCCAAACCCGCAACTGGGCACAAGCAGAATACAGCACCCATTCCCCCAGCTGCTGAATCAATCCCGTTTCCTCGGCAATCGGTATAAAGCGTGTAGGCGACAAAGTCCCCAGCTCCGGATGCTCCCATCGCACCAAAGCTTCCACACCAATGACTTGCCGCGACTTCAAATCCACTTGAGGTTGGTACACCAAGTGCAGCGCGTTGCAGCTCATGGCATCGCGTAAACCCTGCTCTATAGCAAGACGTTCAGTGACCTTCCGGGTCATCTCCGCAGAGTAAAATTGAAAATTGTTTCGCCCTTGTTCTTTGGCTTTATACATAGCCGCATCCGCAGCTTTCGCCAAACCGTCGGCATCACTGGCATCATCAGGATAGACGCTGATTCCAACGCTGGTGGAAGTCACCACTTGCCGGCCATCAATGTCCAAGGGCTCGCTCACGGTAGCAATAATTTTTTCCGCCACCAGAGCGGCGTCCTCTGAATGGGAAATATTTGTTAGTATCACGGTAAATTCGTCGCCGCCAAGACGGGCCACCACATCATCACCGCGAATACACTGCAGTAGCCGCTCACCGACCTCGTTCAATAACTGATCGCCACAAGCATGTCCCAATGTGTCGTTAATAATCTTGAAGCGATCCAGATCCAGAAATAGTAATGCAAACCGGGACCCAACCCGTTTGCTGTGCGCTATAGCACGACCCAGGCTGGAGGAAAATAAGGTACGGTTGGGCAGCCCGGTCAATGAATCGTGATGCGCTAAATGTGTCAGCCATTGCTCTGTTTGTTTGATTACGCTGATGTCTGAGAACAAGGAAATATAGCTGGTAATGGCTCCATCTTCATTTTTTACCACGCTCACACTGTGCCAAACCGGGTAAACTTCACCGTTCGATCGATGCACTTCCAACTCGCCACGCCACTGTCCGAATTTTTCCAGGGAAACGAGCTGTTGCTGTTGTAAAAAATCATTATCCTCAACCAAATAAAACATATCTCCACG
This window harbors:
- a CDS encoding DUF349 domain-containing protein; the encoded protein is MLKSLFGPKWKHRNPNIRKHALESLNPVKAETQQILAEALRGESDAGIQRMIVGRLLDLELLMRLQKSMPGIGEEARKRLWLLLAGKTQPAVSVEKRLAIIASLADAALFEYLVLEAEETQIRAHALTFIERQSLLGDLALNDPDPEVRLQALDRIEQASTLERVYKNSRRKDKKVNSQAKIRLEQINEAKQRPEKLQSQTRQCCADLEALVENGAKTGMWVPKQKQAEQIQQRWQNVLVEFKPEPDEVSKVQTRFDELWQRFERGCKAQRQQEQQALEQEQKNQPYRAELRRVCDTLRQRTEQASPAGLNVQYIEDLEAFVSQTAQQWQDALQNLQQSDPVVMQLQQDYFQLSQQARKTLEDMRQGLQYAAKLQRLNTKADKLEQSAAIKDKDLAALEKDWAKLPRPPLAMVGELDSKWKKRLEALKSLAKKQQEQLASNVERFKNQVKQFQSLLQQGETKKAFSLSNQLRKLLSQFPDVEQKSLRRDSSYLQYKTLLAQLQELQSWRSWSNAPVKQSIYQRLCALEEELQIAADPDWADVAQRVRDARKEWQSLSKAEPGDSKELWELFDQVCSRLYEPCQNYFSALSGEREQNLLQREKVCSDLETYWETLSQKPLDLVDWKGLDEIIRVAQEEWRRLGLVDRKQKDNINGRFRKIVDTLRQFSVEYKKENAQQKEHLIQAAGQIVENVKADERALKQAVGSIKALQAQWKEVGPALKDGALWRRFRGHCDAVFNHREQLQEHRQQELAHIEAQQEALCVELENLLAMNEAPSTTQEPSASQEPSASQEPSASQEPSASQEPSASQEPSASQEPSASQE
- a CDS encoding EAL domain-containing protein translates to MLKLKLQAVSIGIGALLLAVLLAWFGYNTTTRIGEVEYLWRDYKDNDAAVAKALHQFTADFGVGSFIHGFKTYMLTQDESLTPQIDQSITDTYQALDEYLLLEISDQEQKVLYGLRHSVDIYVAKYHFARELLAQGMAPKEVEEQVQVNDMPARSAMKFLSDVAKLRRKTKEVQTQMVLGDTVKKINWASALIFLVFLVAAVMIRFLYNSWRANQRVNEISGQLRGIVEAAPDAMLSVNSKGQILQCNAQAAHIFGCSKEELLLMKLEQLVPQDYRQAHSKLRHRYFERPRLRLMGEGLELRAVRTNGDEFPVEISLNHTVLHDEKIVIATVRDVTERRQTELKMRQAATVFDNTDEAIVFSDPLRRVVNVNKAFVKMTGYSTEEACGRGDMFYLVEDNDFLQQQQLVSLEKFGQWRGELEVHRSNGEVYPVWHSVSVVKNEDGAITSYISLFSDISVIKQTEQWLTHLAHHDSLTGLPNRTLFSSSLGRAIAHSKRVGSRFALLFLDLDRFKIINDTLGHACGDQLLNEVGERLLQCIRGDDVVARLGGDEFTVILTNISHSEDAALVAEKIIATVSEPLDIDGRQVVTSTSVGISVYPDDASDADGLAKAADAAMYKAKEQGRNNFQFYSAEMTRKVTERLAIEQGLRDAMSCNALHLVYQPQVDLKSRQVIGVEALVRWEHPELGTLSPTRFIPIAEETGLIQQLGEWVLYSACAQLRVWNAMGFTLRMAVNVSVRQLGDDASLNRLVSTLEQLELHKDKLKLDLEITESTLEMAERSVSVLRSLKQQGVGLAIDDFGTGYSSLSRLKQLPIDTLKIDRSFVKDIPHDADDNAIASAVIAMGHSLNLKIVGEGVESQEQMRFLQQQGCDYAQGYLFSQPISADAVTRLLRNEGPEEVVA